Part of the Prunus dulcis chromosome 8, ALMONDv2, whole genome shotgun sequence genome is shown below.
ttgaaaattaGCTACACGAGTGGgggcgtgtgagaatgtgaaggtcaAAAGTCCTACATTAGAAAGTTAGAAAAACTTgtaagggcttataaggattTGGATTACTTCTCCCATTGCAAATTGGTTTTATGGTGGaatctcaacttccttcaaatAGGACAGGgaggtggaaatagcagcactcaaaagaaaatacgTACAGTTATTTAGCCTTAATAATGGATAATTAGTcctttattaaaattttggatAAACCAATTAGAATTTGTCTAGTTGTATTTTCAAAAAGAGAGGGATTgactaccaaaaaaaaaaacattaagagAATGAGATAATATTTCGGTTAGATTTTACagaaatgaaattatattattcttttcctttttcttattattttttaaaattattcatTCTCTTGTTACCTTTCACAATATCATGTCAAGTGCTAGTCACATAAAGGAATGTTGTGAGTGTGGGAAAGTATTTGTATACACCcattacattttatttttctaatttcgcaaaagcaaaaaaacacaagacTTCTCAACAGGCCTCATGTAGGAGTGCGTGTGCGCACGCAAGAATACATACATTGTCTAGTAGGGGCGCTCGTCCTCTGGCTGGTACATGGGATCGTAGCTGCAAACCACATAGTTCTGTCCATTGTTGCACTTTGAAATGCCACATCCAACCTCGGTGGTTTTGCCCCACACCACAGCAAGGTAGTGACCACATTCGTCTTTGACGCATTTGTTGGACTTTTCGTCATAGAACTCCTTCTCAGTGACCCAATACTTGGTGGCCGCTGCGCCGCTCATGCCATCACCAGAGGCCAAGTTCTCACCCCAACGCCCCATCGAGTGCTCCATGGCGCAGTCGCCAACTCTTTTATCCGCATATTCTTGGGCATACTGGGCCAAGGTCGTGTTCCACTTGAGGGGTTTGTTGCCGACCTCTTTACGAGCCTTGTTGTGCTCCTCGACGAAGCCATCGATCTCTTCTTCAGAAATGTTTGCAAAGACAAGAGTGAAGACCAATGCGACGCAGCAAATGGCCAAAAGAAGCTTCGTGTTGAACgccatttttgtttcttgataTGAGAAGTTTAAGGTCGTTTCTTTGTAGTAGAGAAGGTTGTTAGATGTTGATTGAAAGGGGGCATGGGATTGTGCATATTTATAGAGACACAGGCAAGTTTGTGTCCGCAAAGAGGGTCTTCGAAAATAGGCCCTTAAAAATGGGAGGGctgaatattatttttttggattctATAGATTGCAATAGAGGAGGGgccaaataaagaaaaataaagaagagaTCCATAGAAATTTGTGGTGTCAAATCTTTTGGGCTTGGAATGCGTCCACACCAAGTTTTACTCACAATAAGGAGGGAAGACAATTTCTTTGGTGagattcctttttttattttccctttaAAAAGTAAGTTCTTCTTTTCTGTTCTTCTTTTCAGCtgaactagttttttttttttttttttttctttttctagtgGATAAGATTGAAAGAAGAAGTAACAGGGTAGAACATTATTGGGTGTTTGAGTAAtatgtcttttctttttccttcagtTGTGTCTGTTTTTCCTCATGACTTAGTTGGCCTCCTTTCTCCTATGCGTCTATCTGCTATTGGTTAAACCTGTCTTCTGGTCCTAATCCCCTTTGTTCACTAAAAAAACTGATAAAGAAAGTCACCATACTCT
Proteins encoded:
- the LOC117612191 gene encoding basic form of pathogenesis-related protein 1-like codes for the protein MAFNTKLLLAICCVALVFTLVFANISEEEIDGFVEEHNKARKEVGNKPLKWNTTLAQYAQEYADKRVGDCAMEHSMGRWGENLASGDGMSGAAATKYWVTEKEFYDEKSNKCVKDECGHYLAVVWGKTTEVGCGISKCNNGQNYVVCSYDPMYQPEDERPY